One window of the Sulfitobacter alexandrii genome contains the following:
- a CDS encoding glycosyltransferase, with the protein MTETASNSALRVLICTHHFHEWAGSELVVTELFEDLRRRGMDVRLYSPFLNPNFAYRALGEWMPIIATPDKIDLAEFDLVLVFHQAVSRFLCFQSPEALFGENRPIFAYFHLSPFEPFEAPGLVAQRLLGDITFANSLETKNDLARLGAKDVRLFENPAPAEFSLSSKPKKSLTRILSVSSHLPPELSNAFELLYDRGIEVYRIGRQADFRRVRPYDLEDHDAVVTIGKTVQYGLRAGRPVFCYDHFQGPGWLGLEQETSSFAESANANFSGRDYPIKRSPEQLADAIEAGYARARKQALSFSSALPDCYKLEKQVDLLIEETRRLKAKRRPSSVDWAAARVDLLAESRVYDLVDRAYQEAKGIPALLAASSPAVKADKGPLKSQMLRSPSPGSPMVIAAFSFRYDAHLVDGLLENIGPAIHGYVAWDDREADLLDLFSEETSRQSALFNKARSLGADWIFAVDPDERFEDGLAYQIGPMTKDFGPVLWTFECREMFSPDSYRTDGVWGLRQRIRLYPCLPGMEPQRQRFHGSWTRNALGLHQRQSRLNFYHLRMATPLRRKMRRDLYAKLDADRSSQPLGYDYLDDDRGQVLETIPADRSFSPAHTEDGGTWASPELQHDPGPLAPDPLRSQTKRLQDTWRLGGYENAMHVALDILKNFPTHPDITLWAADCAARAGLWDRALELAQPIRVQDPEALMARVIVCRAQKELGLVTQARKCLAEIETLANGSLLYQTLADSLPKRRLLRRSSSSTLWQRWIDGPAALIEGSRIEDCDTSVVVLSLGAPIEVIDAVESLLQQSVVPEITVVNSGGGDIIGLMAPYRDHIRLITTDTRLYAGAARNVGIDASKGRYVSFLASDCTVCAENIRTRQKLHRQGARAVSAFVEPETPENIHQSLAALLLHSSRSPNSMVFQDQNYSLSLDRSVFEDFGYFPTGMRIGEDTYLKNSLTGQIEIVSDPRIRIRHRYPGSATALRQDIAKRARRRVRGLFFPYFGSSQQLRQVVNSAFEGRRVATEKALAMRKEEFDPDSLPQLRNDLAALLHLERWESLKEGEKILRARQLQKQALATLSTDKPQADALILDALEQFPEAPGLYCNLADIRSGTRSTTEVMHSISMLTKAARIDPGNADILHRLMAFQLSMGLDSDASRALEQACLMAPRRKEIWARHAPLPGDVHRPMRVYCLQRMFFLDPFDRSTSDTIAENYRHAGNLTCHQALIEFTQALFET; encoded by the coding sequence TTGACCGAGACAGCTTCAAATTCAGCCTTGCGTGTCTTGATTTGTACACATCATTTCCACGAATGGGCTGGGTCGGAACTGGTTGTTACTGAGCTATTTGAAGACTTGCGTCGTCGCGGCATGGACGTGCGTCTCTACTCCCCATTCCTGAACCCCAACTTTGCCTACCGGGCTCTCGGCGAATGGATGCCAATCATCGCAACACCAGACAAGATTGATCTCGCTGAATTTGATCTGGTTCTGGTTTTTCATCAGGCCGTTTCGCGCTTCCTGTGTTTTCAAAGCCCCGAAGCTCTCTTCGGCGAAAACCGTCCGATCTTTGCCTACTTCCACCTGTCTCCCTTTGAGCCGTTTGAGGCCCCCGGGCTGGTGGCGCAGCGCTTGCTGGGCGACATTACATTCGCCAACAGTCTTGAAACAAAAAACGACCTGGCGCGCCTTGGGGCAAAAGATGTCAGGCTGTTTGAAAACCCTGCACCAGCTGAATTCTCGCTAAGCTCGAAACCGAAAAAGAGCCTGACACGCATTCTGTCTGTTTCCAGCCATCTGCCCCCAGAACTGTCAAACGCATTCGAGCTCCTATATGACCGCGGAATTGAGGTCTATCGTATCGGAAGACAGGCCGATTTCCGTCGGGTGCGCCCCTATGATCTGGAGGATCACGATGCGGTCGTAACGATCGGGAAAACTGTTCAGTATGGGTTGCGCGCTGGCCGACCGGTTTTCTGCTATGATCACTTTCAGGGACCTGGATGGCTTGGTCTGGAACAAGAGACTTCCAGTTTCGCAGAAAGTGCCAATGCGAATTTTTCTGGCCGCGATTACCCGATCAAAAGATCGCCAGAGCAGCTGGCCGATGCCATTGAAGCAGGGTATGCGCGGGCACGAAAGCAGGCGCTTTCGTTCAGCAGCGCTTTGCCGGATTGCTATAAACTGGAGAAGCAGGTCGATCTCCTCATCGAAGAAACCCGGCGCCTAAAGGCGAAACGAAGACCTTCCTCAGTTGATTGGGCCGCAGCCCGAGTTGATTTGCTGGCGGAAAGCAGGGTCTATGACCTCGTGGATCGCGCTTATCAGGAGGCAAAAGGCATCCCCGCGCTTCTTGCCGCGTCCTCCCCGGCTGTGAAAGCTGACAAAGGCCCGCTAAAGTCGCAAATGCTGCGGTCGCCTTCGCCCGGTTCACCAATGGTGATCGCCGCTTTCTCTTTTCGCTATGACGCCCATCTTGTCGACGGTCTGCTAGAGAACATTGGGCCCGCGATACACGGCTATGTTGCGTGGGATGACCGCGAGGCCGATCTTTTGGACCTGTTTAGCGAAGAGACCTCACGTCAGAGCGCCCTATTCAATAAGGCGCGGTCTTTGGGGGCGGATTGGATCTTTGCGGTCGACCCGGATGAGCGGTTTGAGGACGGATTGGCCTACCAGATCGGCCCGATGACCAAAGACTTCGGACCCGTTCTATGGACGTTTGAATGCCGAGAGATGTTTTCACCTGACAGCTATCGAACGGACGGGGTTTGGGGCTTGCGCCAACGCATTCGGCTCTACCCCTGCTTGCCGGGCATGGAACCGCAGCGACAGCGGTTCCATGGAAGCTGGACAAGAAACGCATTAGGCCTGCATCAGCGCCAATCCAGATTGAATTTTTACCATTTGCGGATGGCGACGCCTTTGCGACGCAAAATGCGTCGTGATCTTTATGCCAAACTGGACGCAGATCGAAGCAGCCAGCCCCTAGGCTATGATTACCTGGATGATGATCGCGGTCAGGTATTGGAAACCATCCCAGCTGACCGATCATTCTCCCCGGCTCACACGGAAGATGGTGGAACTTGGGCGTCACCTGAATTGCAGCACGATCCAGGACCTCTGGCACCCGACCCGCTTCGGAGCCAGACGAAGCGCCTCCAAGACACGTGGCGCTTGGGCGGGTATGAAAATGCGATGCATGTCGCCTTGGACATTCTCAAGAACTTCCCGACACACCCGGATATCACTTTATGGGCGGCAGATTGCGCCGCGCGCGCTGGCTTGTGGGACCGCGCTTTGGAGTTGGCGCAGCCGATCAGGGTGCAAGACCCGGAAGCGCTGATGGCCCGCGTGATCGTTTGCCGTGCGCAAAAGGAGTTGGGACTGGTTACGCAAGCTCGAAAATGCCTTGCCGAAATCGAGACGCTGGCAAACGGCAGCTTGCTGTACCAAACTCTGGCGGACAGCCTCCCAAAACGCCGTTTACTGCGTCGCTCAAGTTCTTCGACGCTCTGGCAGCGTTGGATTGATGGACCAGCAGCCTTGATTGAAGGGAGTCGGATCGAGGATTGTGACACATCTGTGGTCGTGCTCAGCCTAGGCGCGCCGATCGAAGTGATCGACGCTGTTGAAAGCTTGCTCCAGCAATCCGTAGTTCCAGAAATAACTGTCGTGAATTCCGGTGGCGGTGACATCATAGGGCTGATGGCCCCCTACCGTGACCACATCAGGCTGATCACCACGGACACCCGTCTTTACGCGGGCGCTGCGCGCAATGTCGGCATCGATGCCAGCAAGGGGCGGTATGTCAGTTTTCTTGCATCAGATTGTACTGTGTGCGCCGAAAACATCCGAACCCGACAAAAACTCCACAGACAGGGTGCCCGTGCGGTTTCAGCCTTTGTAGAACCGGAAACACCAGAAAACATTCATCAATCTCTTGCCGCTTTGCTTTTGCATTCCAGCCGCAGCCCAAATTCCATGGTTTTTCAGGATCAAAATTACAGCTTGTCCTTGGATCGAAGCGTTTTTGAGGATTTCGGTTACTTCCCGACGGGGATGAGGATCGGTGAAGACACCTATTTGAAAAACAGCCTGACTGGGCAAATCGAGATAGTATCTGACCCGCGAATAAGGATTCGTCACCGCTACCCCGGCAGTGCAACAGCTTTGAGGCAGGACATTGCCAAACGGGCCCGTCGACGGGTCAGAGGGTTGTTCTTCCCCTATTTTGGTAGTTCACAACAGCTGAGACAGGTGGTCAACAGCGCCTTTGAAGGACGTCGTGTCGCTACGGAAAAAGCCCTCGCGATGCGCAAGGAGGAATTCGATCCAGACAGCCTGCCCCAGTTGCGCAATGACCTTGCCGCTCTACTTCATTTGGAACGCTGGGAAAGCCTGAAAGAAGGCGAAAAAATACTTAGAGCCCGACAACTGCAAAAACAAGCGCTGGCCACTTTAAGCACGGACAAACCTCAGGCCGATGCCCTCATCCTGGATGCGCTCGAGCAATTTCCAGAGGCCCCCGGCCTATACTGTAATCTTGCCGATATTAGAAGTGGCACGCGGTCTACCACCGAGGTGATGCATAGCATTTCCATGCTTACCAAGGCTGCCCGAATAGATCCGGGGAACGCCGATATTTTGCATCGGCTCATGGCTTTTCAGCTTTCGATGGGCCTTGATTCAGACGCCTCCCGCGCGCTTGAACAGGCTTGCCTGATGGCCCCGCGGCGCAAAGAGATCTGGGCACGGCACGCCCCGCTTCCCGGCGATGTGCACCGCCCGATGCGGGTCTACTGCTTGCAACGGATGTTTTTTCTCGATCCCTTTGATCGATCCACGTCAGACACCATCGCAGAGAACTATCGTCATGCAGGCAATTTGACATGCCATCAGGCACTGATTGAATTTACCCAGGCGCTTTTTGAAACTTGA
- a CDS encoding S1C family serine protease, translating into MKRIICIILTVTSLVVAPQTVSAQQYQTLLRDFDTNALSRSEKRFIQAALAFQGDYNGLLDGAWGKISQRALEQYSRREFGTPYEEWHLAFLAMSLLDRYETDGWSMRYFPALRLSLLWPEKTVIQDPPTEHFLNFRHYGSSVSISIGRHNNKQTRSLHEFTINSHALSTEPYTVRKTNFAVSSGTKSDGSTLYTRSNFIDGAWSTVMLSADRSDRSVLNAVTASIELGHTPALSIDEGGRLEDAIVKTVAILQDASDDEEQSQSASVGSNATEPQTAPREGSGTGFFVSEEGHVLTNAHVVQGCARLFVDGNAAELLSSSDQFDLAILRTDFEGDAEVAVFSNSPAKLNSDITAVGYPYAGLLSGLNVTRGSVSSLKGLGGDAMTMQVTAPVQSGNSGGPLLGPNGDVVGVVVSKLDAVKATEVFGDVPQNVNFAVRGEIAKLFLAQNGVDPILGYSDEPKSPVELAEEASAFTVFIECK; encoded by the coding sequence ATGAAGCGCATTATTTGCATCATCTTGACAGTGACCTCACTTGTGGTCGCCCCTCAAACTGTATCTGCGCAGCAGTACCAAACGCTGCTTCGCGACTTCGACACAAATGCTCTCTCACGCTCCGAGAAGCGTTTCATTCAGGCGGCTTTGGCTTTTCAGGGTGACTACAATGGCCTTTTGGACGGAGCCTGGGGCAAGATAAGCCAACGGGCCTTGGAGCAGTACTCCAGACGTGAGTTTGGAACTCCTTACGAAGAATGGCATCTGGCCTTCCTCGCGATGTCCTTGCTAGATCGATATGAAACAGATGGCTGGAGCATGAGATATTTTCCTGCTCTTCGGCTGTCTCTGTTGTGGCCTGAAAAGACGGTGATCCAAGACCCTCCTACGGAGCACTTCTTGAACTTCAGGCACTACGGGAGCTCGGTTTCGATTTCCATTGGTCGACACAACAACAAGCAGACCCGGAGCCTCCATGAATTCACAATCAACAGCCACGCGCTTTCGACAGAGCCCTATACGGTAAGAAAAACCAACTTTGCGGTTTCTTCGGGAACAAAGAGCGATGGCTCGACACTCTACACGCGCTCCAACTTTATAGACGGGGCATGGTCGACGGTGATGTTATCAGCAGATCGAAGCGACAGATCAGTTCTTAACGCTGTAACAGCCAGCATTGAACTTGGGCATACTCCGGCACTTTCAATCGATGAAGGTGGCCGTCTTGAAGACGCAATAGTCAAGACTGTCGCCATATTGCAGGATGCCAGCGACGACGAAGAGCAGTCCCAAAGTGCATCAGTTGGTTCGAACGCGACCGAACCACAGACAGCCCCTCGAGAAGGTTCTGGTACTGGTTTCTTTGTGTCAGAGGAGGGGCATGTTCTAACCAATGCTCACGTAGTCCAAGGGTGCGCTCGCCTTTTCGTCGACGGGAACGCTGCTGAGTTACTGTCATCATCTGACCAGTTCGATCTAGCTATTCTTAGGACGGACTTTGAAGGAGACGCTGAGGTCGCCGTGTTTTCCAATAGTCCGGCCAAGTTGAACTCAGACATCACTGCTGTGGGGTATCCATATGCCGGTTTGCTTAGTGGACTGAACGTAACCAGAGGCTCCGTATCTTCTTTGAAAGGACTAGGCGGAGACGCAATGACGATGCAGGTTACCGCACCAGTTCAAAGTGGCAATTCAGGCGGCCCACTCTTAGGTCCGAACGGAGATGTTGTTGGCGTAGTGGTATCGAAACTGGATGCGGTCAAAGCAACTGAAGTCTTTGGCGACGTGCCGCAGAACGTCAACTTCGCGGTTCGTGGTGAGATAGCAAAGCTGTTTCTGGCCCAGAACGGGGTAGACCCAATCTTAGGCTATTCCGACGAACCCAAGAGCCCAGTTGAACTAGCGGAAGAAGCGTCGGCTTTCACGGTCTTTATCGAGTGCAAATAG
- a CDS encoding SPOR domain-containing protein codes for MSRLHFRSDIRAGRATLMAGLALSMGLLAGCEDTGQFGFLKPKAEAGATGAPRSTRLVERDVEAPEVFNVTDQGLWDGRPSLGGVWVAHPDVTEPERVIIRNEANGKFVIGALFRRERELPGPKLQMSSDAAAALGVLAGAPAQLNVVALRREEAEEAAEAEAAAQSVQAPAEVTETTLAPTASEGQAGAPAEVPAAAQPVPPAPKPAPAPKPASSLGKPFVQIGIFSVEDNAERAAKQMRGAGLLPTVKKSEINGKPFWRVVVGPASSQSELNTLIDKIKGEGFSDAYAVSS; via the coding sequence ATGAGCAGGCTTCACTTTCGCTCCGACATTCGCGCAGGTCGCGCCACCCTGATGGCGGGGCTGGCCCTGTCGATGGGACTGCTGGCAGGATGCGAAGACACGGGCCAGTTCGGATTCCTCAAACCCAAGGCGGAGGCCGGCGCGACGGGGGCGCCCCGCTCTACCCGGCTGGTCGAGCGCGATGTGGAGGCCCCCGAGGTCTTCAACGTGACCGATCAGGGTCTCTGGGACGGGCGGCCGTCGCTCGGCGGTGTCTGGGTGGCGCATCCCGACGTGACCGAGCCGGAGCGGGTGATCATCCGCAACGAGGCGAACGGCAAGTTCGTGATCGGCGCCCTGTTCCGCCGCGAACGCGAATTGCCGGGGCCCAAGCTGCAGATGTCCTCGGATGCCGCGGCGGCCCTGGGCGTGCTGGCCGGCGCGCCTGCACAGCTGAACGTCGTGGCGCTGCGCCGCGAGGAAGCGGAGGAAGCCGCCGAGGCCGAAGCCGCGGCGCAGAGCGTTCAGGCGCCCGCCGAGGTGACGGAAACCACTCTGGCGCCCACCGCGTCCGAGGGCCAGGCGGGTGCACCTGCCGAGGTACCGGCCGCCGCGCAGCCCGTGCCGCCCGCGCCCAAGCCCGCCCCTGCCCCGAAACCTGCGTCCAGCCTGGGCAAACCTTTCGTCCAGATCGGCATCTTCAGCGTCGAGGACAACGCGGAGCGCGCGGCCAAGCAGATGCGCGGGGCCGGGCTGCTCCCGACTGTCAAGAAATCGGAAATCAACGGCAAGCCGTTCTGGCGCGTCGTCGTCGGCCCGGCCTCCAGCCAGTCCGAACTCAACACCCTGATCGACAAGATCAAGGGCGAGGGTTTCTCGGACGCCTACGCCGTGTCGAGCTAA
- a CDS encoding D-alanyl-D-alanine carboxypeptidase family protein — MIRHIAACLALILFSLPAQAFETKASAAYVYDLTTGTVLLAKNADQPLPPASMSKLMTLYMAFEALENGRLELDDELLVSAEAAAYGGSTMFLQQGERVSVEDLLRGIIVLSGNDACVVLAEALSGTEARFARDMTTRAQQLGMTNSTFMNSNGWPKPGHRMSMRDLGLVATRLITDFPQFYPMFAEKEFLFDENEAANRYNRNPLLSLGIGADGLKTGHTTEAGYGLVGSAKQGDRRVVFVISGLDTAEARAQESEAIVNWAFRQFSERTLGEAGTRITEVPVALGAVQTVGLELKDTLTMLTPYTGSAEVKAEAIYQGPFKAPIEKGAEMGELVITRDGLPEVRVPLVAADDVAPGGFMIKLAAAAQHLLARLNAGPQEAS; from the coding sequence ATGATCCGCCATATCGCTGCCTGCCTGGCGCTGATCCTGTTCAGCCTTCCCGCCCAAGCCTTCGAAACCAAGGCGAGCGCGGCCTATGTCTATGACCTGACGACCGGCACGGTGTTGCTGGCCAAGAATGCCGACCAGCCGCTGCCGCCCGCGTCGATGTCCAAGCTGATGACGCTCTACATGGCGTTCGAGGCACTGGAGAACGGCCGGCTGGAACTGGACGACGAGCTGCTGGTCTCCGCCGAGGCGGCGGCCTACGGCGGTTCCACCATGTTCCTGCAGCAGGGGGAGCGCGTCTCGGTCGAGGATCTGCTGCGCGGCATCATCGTCCTTTCCGGCAACGACGCCTGCGTGGTCCTGGCCGAGGCGCTGTCCGGCACCGAAGCCCGGTTCGCCCGCGACATGACCACCCGCGCCCAGCAACTGGGCATGACGAATTCGACCTTCATGAACTCCAACGGCTGGCCCAAACCGGGGCACCGCATGTCCATGCGCGACCTGGGGCTGGTGGCCACCCGGCTGATCACGGACTTCCCCCAGTTCTACCCGATGTTCGCGGAGAAGGAGTTTCTCTTCGACGAGAACGAGGCCGCCAATCGCTACAACCGCAACCCGCTGCTGTCGCTCGGCATCGGCGCCGACGGGCTCAAGACCGGGCACACCACCGAAGCGGGCTACGGCCTTGTCGGTTCGGCCAAGCAGGGTGACCGCCGTGTGGTCTTCGTGATCTCGGGGCTGGACACCGCGGAAGCCCGCGCGCAGGAATCCGAGGCCATCGTGAACTGGGCCTTCCGGCAGTTCTCCGAACGCACGCTGGGCGAGGCCGGCACCCGCATCACCGAAGTGCCCGTCGCCCTGGGCGCCGTCCAGACCGTGGGGCTGGAGCTGAAGGACACCCTGACGATGCTCACGCCCTACACCGGCAGTGCCGAGGTCAAGGCCGAGGCGATCTATCAGGGGCCCTTCAAGGCGCCGATCGAGAAAGGCGCGGAAATGGGTGAACTTGTAATCACCCGCGATGGCCTGCCCGAGGTACGGGTGCCGCTTGTCGCGGCCGATGACGTGGCGCCCGGCGGCTTCATGATCAAGCTGGCCGCTGCGGCCCAACACCTTCTGGCGCGCCTCAACGCAGGTCCGCAGGAAGCCTCGTGA
- the tmk gene encoding dTMP kinase, which produces MSGQGLFISFEGIDGSGKSTQARLLAENLRELGHEVVLTREPGGSPGAEEIRALVLQGDPDRWSAETEILLFTAARRDHVERTIRPALAAGKVVVCDRFADSTRMYQGMSRGDLRGVVDSLHDLMIGMEPDLTILIDMDPTEGLSRALSRKGLEERFEDFGETLQQAMRAGFLALAEEYAQRYRVIDGARGIDAVAADVLSVATDFAASRQG; this is translated from the coding sequence GTGAGCGGCCAGGGGCTGTTCATCAGCTTTGAAGGGATCGACGGGTCGGGCAAGTCCACCCAGGCCAGGCTGCTGGCCGAGAACCTGCGCGAGCTGGGCCACGAGGTGGTTCTGACGCGCGAGCCGGGCGGTTCGCCGGGCGCCGAGGAAATCCGCGCGCTGGTGCTGCAGGGCGATCCCGACCGCTGGTCGGCGGAAACCGAGATCCTGCTGTTCACGGCGGCGCGCCGCGACCACGTCGAACGCACGATCCGCCCGGCACTGGCGGCGGGCAAGGTGGTCGTCTGCGACCGGTTCGCGGACTCCACCCGCATGTACCAGGGCATGTCGCGCGGCGACCTGCGGGGCGTGGTGGACAGCCTGCACGACCTGATGATCGGCATGGAGCCCGACCTGACCATCCTGATCGACATGGACCCCACCGAGGGGCTGAGCCGGGCCCTGTCCCGAAAGGGACTGGAAGAGCGGTTCGAGGATTTCGGGGAAACGCTGCAACAGGCCATGCGCGCGGGATTCCTGGCACTGGCCGAAGAGTACGCCCAACGCTACCGCGTGATCGACGGCGCGCGCGGCATCGACGCGGTGGCCGCCGACGTCCTGTCCGTCGCGACCGATTTCGCAGCGTCCCGGCAGGGCTGA
- a CDS encoding TatD family hydrolase — protein MTPQITDSHCHLDFPDFAGQLPQVVERAAEAGVTRMVTICTRLRNEPAVRAIAESHAPVFYAAGTHPMSAAEEPLASVDDLLALTRHPKMVGIGETGLDYHYTSDSAEIQKTSLRVHIAAARESGLPLIIHARDADDDMATILSEEYANGPFGCVMHCFSSSAALARTALDLGFYLSMSGITAFPKSDALRDIFAEAPLDRILVETDAPYLAPPPHRGKTNEPAFTAHTARRAADTFGLDYAEFAARTQANFDRLFSKAARYERAA, from the coding sequence ATGACCCCCCAGATCACCGACAGCCACTGCCACCTCGATTTCCCCGATTTCGCAGGCCAGTTGCCGCAGGTCGTCGAACGCGCGGCAGAGGCCGGCGTGACCCGCATGGTCACGATCTGCACCCGGCTGCGCAACGAACCCGCCGTCCGGGCCATCGCGGAAAGCCACGCGCCCGTGTTCTACGCCGCCGGAACGCACCCGATGTCAGCCGCCGAAGAACCGCTGGCCAGCGTGGACGATCTGCTGGCGCTGACCCGCCATCCCAAGATGGTCGGCATCGGCGAGACCGGGCTCGACTACCACTACACCTCCGACAGCGCCGAGATACAGAAGACATCGCTGCGCGTGCACATCGCCGCGGCCCGTGAGAGCGGCCTGCCCCTGATCATCCATGCGCGCGATGCCGACGACGACATGGCCACGATCCTGTCCGAAGAATACGCCAACGGGCCCTTCGGCTGCGTGATGCACTGCTTCTCCTCGTCGGCGGCGCTCGCCCGTACCGCGCTGGACCTCGGCTTTTATCTCAGCATGTCGGGGATTACCGCGTTCCCGAAATCGGATGCCTTGCGCGACATCTTCGCGGAGGCGCCGCTGGACCGGATACTGGTGGAGACCGACGCGCCCTACCTCGCGCCGCCGCCGCACCGGGGCAAGACGAACGAACCGGCCTTCACCGCCCATACCGCGCGGCGCGCGGCCGACACCTTCGGCCTCGACTACGCCGAATTCGCCGCCCGCACGCAGGCAAACTTCGACCGGCTGTTCAGCAAGGCCGCGCGCTACGAACGGGCTGCCTGA
- a CDS encoding MBL fold metallo-hydrolase, with translation MAEMRVTILGCGSSGGVPRLGGQWGDCDPAEPRNHRRRCSALVERITDAGTTTVLIDTSPDMRSQLLDAGVGRLDAVLYTHSHADHVHGLDDLRMIVINMRARLPVWADAPTRAALMERFGYAFIRPEGSMYPPILEMNDIAGDVTIDGPGGALTFASFEVNHGGMDALGFRVNDVAYLPDVVRIPEAAWTQLDGLTCWIVDALRRDPHPTHSHLAQTLDWIDQLKPRRAVLTNMHNDLDYRTLAAETPDHIDPAYDGMVLTFPLG, from the coding sequence ATGGCCGAGATGCGCGTGACCATCCTCGGCTGCGGATCGTCCGGCGGCGTCCCGCGCCTCGGCGGCCAGTGGGGTGACTGCGATCCGGCCGAACCGCGCAACCACCGCCGCCGGTGTTCGGCACTGGTCGAACGGATCACCGACGCGGGCACCACGACCGTGCTGATCGACACTTCGCCCGACATGCGCAGCCAGCTTCTGGATGCCGGCGTGGGACGGCTCGACGCGGTGCTCTATACCCATTCCCACGCCGATCACGTGCACGGCCTCGACGATCTGCGGATGATCGTCATCAACATGCGCGCGCGCCTGCCGGTGTGGGCGGACGCCCCGACGCGCGCGGCCTTGATGGAACGCTTCGGCTATGCCTTCATCCGGCCCGAAGGCTCGATGTATCCGCCCATCCTCGAGATGAACGACATCGCGGGCGACGTGACCATCGACGGCCCCGGCGGCGCGCTGACATTCGCCTCCTTCGAGGTGAACCACGGCGGCATGGACGCCCTAGGCTTTCGCGTGAACGACGTGGCGTACCTGCCCGACGTGGTGCGCATTCCCGAGGCGGCGTGGACGCAACTTGACGGGCTGACGTGCTGGATCGTCGACGCCCTGCGCCGCGATCCCCATCCGACCCACAGCCACCTCGCGCAGACCCTCGACTGGATCGACCAGCTGAAGCCGCGACGGGCGGTCCTGACCAACATGCACAACGATCTCGACTACCGCACCCTGGCCGCCGAGACACCCGACCATATCGACCCGGCCTACGACGGCATGGTGCTGACCTTTCCGCTCGGCTGA
- a CDS encoding AEC family transporter yields the protein MQNLLDVILPVFLVIGFGYVAVWRGLFPVGGISGVMRFTTNIAIPCLLFQAISRLDLGNDFDPALLISFYAGATICFALGLFGSRLLLGRPWEDCVAIGFCCLFSNSVLLGLPISERAYGADSLTGNYAIIAFHSPFCYGVGITVMEVVRNRGQSLTRLAASVGRAMFRNALVVAILAGFVVNATGLPIPGVVDDALSLVVRAALPAALFALGGVLIQYKPEGDKIAIAMVCAITLLVHPALVWSFGSALSLPQDAFRSGVLTAAMAPGINAYIFADMYGRGRRVAASSVLIATASSLLTIWLWLEVLA from the coding sequence GTGCAGAACCTCCTCGATGTCATCCTGCCCGTCTTCCTGGTGATCGGGTTCGGCTACGTGGCCGTCTGGCGCGGCCTGTTCCCGGTGGGGGGCATAAGCGGCGTGATGCGGTTCACGACGAACATCGCGATTCCCTGCCTGCTGTTCCAGGCGATCTCGAGACTCGATCTCGGCAATGATTTCGACCCGGCGCTGCTGATCAGCTTCTACGCGGGGGCGACGATCTGTTTCGCGCTCGGCCTGTTCGGGTCGCGCCTGCTGCTGGGCCGCCCTTGGGAGGACTGCGTCGCGATCGGGTTCTGCTGCCTGTTTTCCAACTCCGTCCTGCTCGGCCTGCCCATCTCCGAGCGCGCCTACGGCGCGGACTCCCTGACCGGCAACTATGCGATCATCGCGTTTCATTCGCCGTTCTGCTACGGGGTCGGGATCACGGTGATGGAGGTGGTGCGCAACCGGGGGCAATCCTTGACCCGCCTTGCGGCCTCGGTCGGGCGCGCGATGTTCCGCAACGCGCTGGTGGTGGCGATCCTGGCAGGGTTCGTGGTCAATGCCACCGGTCTGCCGATCCCCGGCGTGGTGGACGACGCGCTGTCGCTGGTGGTGCGCGCCGCGCTGCCCGCGGCCCTGTTCGCGCTTGGCGGCGTGCTGATCCAGTACAAGCCCGAAGGCGACAAGATCGCCATCGCGATGGTCTGCGCGATCACGCTGCTGGTGCATCCCGCGCTGGTCTGGAGCTTTGGCAGTGCCCTGTCGCTGCCGCAGGACGCCTTCCGTTCCGGCGTGCTGACGGCAGCCATGGCGCCGGGCATCAACGCCTACATCTTCGCTGACATGTACGGCAGGGGCCGCCGCGTGGCGGCGTCCTCGGTGCTCATCGCGACGGCCAGCTCGCTTCTGACGATCTGGCTATGGCTCGAGGTTCTGGCCTGA